One genomic region from Streptomyces sp. NBC_01304 encodes:
- a CDS encoding shikimate dehydrogenase has translation MSGAPRKAAVLGSPIAHSLSPVLHRAAYGELGLDGWTYDRFEVDEAALPGFLEGLGSEWAGLSLTMPLKRAVIPLLDEVSETAASVEAVNTVVFGPDGRRSGDNTDIPGIVAALRERGIEQVESAAVLGAGATASSALAALSRICSGEIVAYVRSEARADEMRQWGERLDVEVRTADWADAEQALSAPLVIATTPAGTTDDLAKHVPERPGTLFDVLYEPWPTELAARWSMFGGAVVSGLDLLVHQAVLQVQQMTGRPKAPLDAMRKAGERALAAR, from the coding sequence GTGAGCGGTGCACCGCGCAAAGCGGCCGTCCTCGGCTCCCCGATCGCCCACTCGCTGTCCCCGGTGCTCCATCGCGCCGCGTACGGCGAGCTGGGCCTGGACGGCTGGACGTACGACCGTTTCGAGGTCGACGAGGCGGCGCTGCCCGGCTTCCTCGAAGGGCTCGGTTCGGAGTGGGCGGGGCTCTCGCTGACCATGCCGCTCAAGCGTGCGGTGATTCCGCTGCTCGACGAGGTCAGCGAGACGGCCGCGTCGGTCGAGGCGGTGAACACGGTCGTCTTCGGGCCGGACGGTCGGCGCAGCGGTGACAACACCGACATCCCCGGCATCGTGGCCGCGCTGCGCGAGCGGGGCATCGAGCAGGTCGAGTCCGCGGCCGTCCTGGGCGCCGGCGCGACCGCGTCGTCCGCGCTGGCCGCGCTGTCCCGGATCTGTTCCGGCGAGATCGTCGCGTACGTACGCAGCGAGGCGCGCGCCGACGAGATGCGGCAGTGGGGCGAGCGGCTCGACGTGGAGGTGCGCACGGCCGACTGGGCTGATGCGGAGCAGGCGTTGAGTGCGCCGCTCGTCATCGCGACCACGCCGGCCGGCACCACGGACGACCTGGCGAAGCACGTGCCCGAGCGGCCCGGGACGCTCTTCGACGTGCTGTACGAGCCGTGGCCCACGGAGCTCGCCGCACGCTGGTCGATGTTCGGCGGCGCGGTGGTCAGCGGGCTCGACCTGCTGGTGCATCAGGCGGTGCTGCAGGTGCAGCAGATGACGGGCCGGCCGAAGGCTCCGCTGGACGCCATGCGCAAGGCGGGGGAGCGGGCGCTGGCCGCGCGCTGA
- the aroC gene encoding chorismate synthase, translated as MSRLRWLTAGESHGPALVATLEGLPAGVPITTELVADHLARRRLGYGRGARMKFEQDEITFLGGVRHGLSMGSPVAVMVGNTEWPKWEKVMAADPVDPAELATMARNAPLTRPRPGHADLAGMQKYGFDEARPILERASARETAARVALGAVARSFLKEAAGIEIVSHVVELAAAKAPYGVYPKPGDVEKLDADPVRCLDADASKAMVAEIDQAHKDGDTLGGVVEVLAYGVPVGLGSHVHWDRRLDARLAAALMGIQAIKGVEVGDGFDLARVPGSKAHDEIVRTEDGIRRSTGRSGGTEGGLTTGELLRVRAAMKPIATVPRALATVDVATGEATQAHHQRSDVCAVPAAGIVAEAMVALVLADALVEKFGGDSVPETRRNVQSYLDNLHIR; from the coding sequence TTGAGCAGGTTGCGTTGGCTGACCGCGGGGGAGTCCCACGGACCCGCACTGGTGGCGACCCTGGAGGGTCTGCCCGCCGGCGTCCCGATCACCACCGAGCTGGTGGCAGATCATCTGGCGCGGCGTCGTCTCGGCTATGGCCGCGGTGCGCGGATGAAGTTCGAGCAGGACGAGATCACCTTCCTCGGTGGCGTCCGGCACGGTCTGTCGATGGGCTCTCCGGTAGCGGTCATGGTGGGCAACACCGAGTGGCCCAAGTGGGAGAAGGTCATGGCGGCCGACCCGGTCGACCCGGCCGAGCTCGCCACGATGGCCCGCAACGCCCCGCTGACCCGGCCCCGCCCCGGTCACGCGGACCTCGCGGGCATGCAGAAGTACGGCTTCGACGAGGCCCGGCCGATCCTGGAGCGCGCCAGCGCCCGGGAGACGGCGGCCCGGGTGGCGCTCGGCGCGGTGGCCCGTTCCTTCCTGAAGGAAGCCGCGGGCATCGAGATCGTGTCGCACGTGGTGGAGCTGGCCGCGGCCAAGGCCCCGTACGGCGTGTACCCGAAGCCCGGCGACGTGGAGAAGCTGGACGCGGACCCGGTGCGCTGCCTGGACGCCGACGCCTCGAAGGCGATGGTCGCGGAGATCGACCAGGCCCACAAGGACGGCGACACCCTCGGTGGTGTGGTCGAGGTCCTCGCGTACGGAGTGCCGGTGGGCCTGGGCTCGCACGTGCACTGGGACCGGCGCCTGGACGCCCGCCTCGCCGCCGCCCTCATGGGCATCCAGGCGATCAAGGGTGTCGAGGTCGGCGACGGCTTCGACCTGGCGCGGGTGCCCGGTTCCAAGGCGCACGACGAGATCGTCCGCACCGAGGACGGCATCCGGCGTTCCACGGGCCGCTCGGGCGGCACCGAGGGCGGTCTGACCACCGGTGAACTGCTGCGCGTACGCGCAGCGATGAAGCCCATCGCGACCGTCCCGCGCGCGCTCGCCACGGTCGACGTCGCCACGGGTGAGGCCACGCAGGCCCACCACCAGCGCTCCGACGTGTGTGCGGTCCCGGCGGCCGGCATCGTCGCGGAGGCGATGGTCGCGCTGGTCCTCGCGGACGCGCTCGTCGAGAAGTTCGGCGGCGACAGCGTGCCGGAGACCCGGCGCAACGTGCAGTCGTACCTCGACAACCTCCACATCCGATGA
- a CDS encoding shikimate kinase, with amino-acid sequence MTGPSAGPRIVLVGPMGVGKSTVGELLAARLGCGFRDTDADIVAGQGREISDIFIEEGEPHFRELERAAVRTAVAGHDGVLALGGGAILDAGTRELLGAHPVVYLSMDVDEAVKRTGLNVARPLLTVANPRKQWRELMEARRHLYTDVARVVVATDGRTPEEVAQAVLDALELKEA; translated from the coding sequence ATGACCGGTCCCTCGGCGGGTCCGCGGATCGTCCTCGTCGGGCCCATGGGCGTCGGCAAGTCGACGGTCGGCGAGCTGCTCGCCGCGCGTCTGGGCTGCGGTTTCCGGGACACCGACGCGGACATCGTGGCGGGCCAGGGCCGGGAGATCTCGGACATCTTCATCGAGGAGGGCGAGCCCCACTTCCGTGAGCTGGAGCGCGCGGCGGTACGCACCGCCGTCGCCGGGCACGACGGAGTGCTGGCCCTCGGCGGCGGGGCGATCCTCGACGCCGGTACGCGGGAGCTGCTCGGCGCGCACCCGGTCGTCTATCTCTCGATGGACGTGGACGAGGCGGTCAAGCGCACCGGCCTGAACGTCGCGCGCCCGCTGCTCACCGTCGCCAACCCGCGCAAGCAGTGGCGCGAGCTGATGGAGGCGCGCCGCCATCTGTACACCGACGTGGCCCGCGTGGTCGTCGCCACGGACGGACGCACCCCCGAAGAGGTCGCCCAAGCGGTCCTCGACGCACTGGAGTTGAAGGAAGCATGA
- the aroB gene encoding 3-dehydroquinate synthase, translating to MTEQAPTRIQVGGSAGSDPYEVLVGHSLLGELGGLIGAKAKRVAVIHPEALAETGDAIRADLAEQGYEAVAIQVPNAEEAKTAEVAAYCWKALGQSGFTRTDVVVGVGGGATTDLAGFVAATWLRGVRWIAVPTTVLAMVDAAVGGKTGINTAEGKNLVGAFHPPAGVLCDLSALGSLGVNDYVSGLAEIIKAGFIADPVILDLIEADPAAARTPAGPHTAELIERSIRVKAEVVSSDLKESGLREILNYGHTLAHAIEKNERYKWRHGAAVSVGMVFAAELGRLAGRLDEATADRHRTVLESVGLPLTYRGDQWPKLLETMKVDKKSRGDLLRFIVLDGLGKPVVMEGPDPAVLLAAYGEVSA from the coding sequence ATGACGGAGCAGGCACCCACCCGGATCCAGGTCGGCGGGAGCGCGGGCAGTGATCCGTACGAGGTCCTGGTCGGACACTCGCTCCTCGGCGAGCTCGGCGGGCTGATCGGCGCCAAGGCCAAGCGCGTCGCGGTGATCCACCCCGAGGCGCTGGCCGAGACCGGTGACGCGATCCGGGCCGACCTGGCCGAGCAGGGCTACGAGGCCGTCGCCATCCAGGTGCCGAACGCCGAAGAGGCCAAGACCGCCGAGGTGGCGGCGTACTGCTGGAAGGCGCTCGGCCAGTCCGGCTTCACGCGCACCGATGTCGTGGTCGGTGTCGGCGGCGGCGCCACCACCGACCTCGCGGGCTTCGTGGCCGCGACCTGGCTGCGCGGTGTGCGCTGGATCGCCGTGCCGACGACCGTCCTCGCGATGGTGGACGCGGCGGTCGGCGGCAAGACCGGCATCAACACCGCCGAGGGCAAGAACCTCGTCGGCGCTTTCCACCCGCCGGCCGGCGTGCTGTGCGACCTGTCCGCCCTCGGTTCGCTGGGCGTGAACGACTACGTGTCCGGCCTCGCGGAGATCATCAAGGCCGGCTTCATCGCCGACCCGGTGATCCTGGATCTGATCGAGGCGGACCCCGCGGCGGCACGTACGCCGGCCGGTCCGCATACCGCCGAGCTGATCGAGCGCTCGATCCGGGTCAAGGCCGAGGTCGTCTCCAGCGACCTGAAGGAATCGGGCCTGCGCGAGATCCTCAACTACGGTCACACGCTCGCCCACGCCATCGAGAAGAACGAGCGCTACAAGTGGCGGCACGGTGCTGCCGTCTCCGTCGGCATGGTCTTCGCCGCCGAACTCGGCCGCCTGGCCGGTCGGTTGGACGAGGCGACCGCCGACCGGCACCGCACGGTCCTCGAATCGGTCGGCCTGCCGCTGACCTACCGGGGAGACCAGTGGCCCAAGCTGCTCGAGACGATGAAGGTCGACAAGAAGTCGCGGGGCGACCTGCTGCGCTTCATCGTCCTGGACGGACTGGGCAAGCCGGTGGTCATGGAAGGCCCCGACCCGGCCGTTCTGCTTGCCGCTTATGGCGAGGTTTCTGCCTGA
- a CDS encoding Pro-rich N-terminal domain-containing protein: protein MQHAVGNPLPPPHQPGHGPATGWSPAAHHPGPAPHPGAAGPHPGRPAPAAGPPPAPGFNGPAPRPAQAPPPPHAPVPPSPDTTGHIRLPSGAPVAVPQLPQGSTQGDTGATTLAVLLIGPAGAGKTSVAKYWAEHRQVPTAHISLDDVREWVRSGFADPQSGWNDHSEAQYRLARRTCGFAARNFLANGISCILDDAVFPDRPVVGLGGWKRHVGPGLLPVVLLPGLEIVLERNAQRSGNRRLTNEEVARIHGRMAGWYGSGLPIIDNSSYDVPTTARVLDDVLARSIASPPSW, encoded by the coding sequence ATGCAGCACGCAGTGGGGAATCCGCTGCCGCCGCCCCATCAGCCGGGGCACGGACCGGCCACCGGCTGGTCCCCGGCCGCACATCACCCCGGACCCGCACCCCATCCGGGCGCCGCGGGGCCGCACCCTGGCCGACCCGCGCCCGCCGCGGGCCCGCCGCCCGCTCCCGGCTTCAACGGCCCGGCGCCCCGGCCCGCCCAGGCACCCCCGCCCCCGCATGCCCCGGTGCCCCCCTCGCCCGACACCACGGGCCACATCAGGCTCCCGTCGGGCGCTCCGGTCGCGGTGCCTCAGCTGCCGCAGGGTTCCACGCAGGGCGACACCGGCGCGACCACGCTCGCGGTGCTGCTCATCGGCCCCGCCGGCGCCGGCAAGACCTCCGTGGCCAAGTACTGGGCGGAGCACCGCCAGGTCCCCACGGCGCACATCAGCCTGGATGACGTACGCGAGTGGGTGCGCTCCGGCTTCGCCGACCCGCAGTCCGGCTGGAACGACCACTCCGAGGCGCAGTACCGGCTGGCCCGCCGCACCTGCGGCTTCGCGGCGCGGAACTTCCTGGCCAACGGCATCTCCTGCATCCTCGACGACGCGGTCTTCCCGGACCGCCCGGTGGTCGGCCTCGGCGGCTGGAAGCGGCACGTGGGGCCCGGTCTGCTGCCCGTCGTGCTGCTGCCCGGCCTGGAGATCGTCCTGGAGCGCAATGCGCAGCGCAGCGGGAATCGTCGGCTGACGAACGAGGAAGTGGCTCGCATCCATGGCCGGATGGCCGGGTGGTACGGGTCGGGGCTGCCGATCATCGACAACTCGAGCTATGACGTGCCTACGACGGCGCGAGTCCTGGACGACGTACTGGCCAGGTCGATCGCGAGCCCGCCGAGCTGGTAG
- a CDS encoding aminopeptidase P family protein, protein MSEVYAARRERLREQCTTGGSAAAVVSRPANVRYLAGAAPQGAVLLLGPGEDILLCGSPPTGEPTEGRPDEALRLQVLGTPGGDAAVAAADLASGQGADSLAVEEHHLTVARHRALGSVAPRLRFADLGCAVEQLRVVKDDEEISSLRIAAEIADQALGELLESILVGRTERHLALELERRLVDHGADGPAFPTSVGTGLNSGRRGHRPSDRRVEEGDFLSVCLGASYRGYRCEIGRTFVIGTTPADWQIELYDLVFAAQRAGREALAPGVEYREVDRAARQVLDAGGYSDGLPAATGHGVGLEIEEDPQLAPAAMGKLDACVPVTVEPGVHLPGRGGVRIDDTLVVRPEADGGPELLTITTKELLAL, encoded by the coding sequence ATGTCAGAGGTCTACGCGGCACGCCGTGAGCGGCTCAGAGAGCAGTGCACGACCGGCGGCAGCGCGGCCGCGGTGGTCTCCCGCCCCGCCAACGTCCGCTATCTCGCGGGCGCGGCGCCCCAGGGAGCCGTGCTCCTGCTGGGGCCGGGCGAGGACATCCTGCTGTGCGGCAGCCCGCCCACCGGGGAGCCCACCGAGGGCCGCCCCGACGAGGCGCTGCGGCTGCAGGTCCTGGGGACCCCGGGCGGTGATGCCGCCGTGGCCGCCGCGGACCTCGCATCGGGCCAGGGGGCCGACTCCCTCGCCGTCGAGGAGCACCACCTGACCGTGGCCCGGCACCGCGCCCTCGGTTCCGTCGCGCCCCGGCTGCGCTTCGCGGACCTCGGCTGTGCGGTGGAGCAGCTGCGCGTGGTCAAGGACGACGAGGAGATCTCCTCGCTGCGGATCGCCGCCGAGATCGCCGACCAGGCGCTCGGCGAGCTCCTCGAATCCATCCTGGTCGGCCGCACCGAACGCCACCTCGCCCTGGAGCTGGAGCGCCGCCTCGTCGACCACGGCGCGGACGGCCCGGCCTTCCCCACCTCGGTCGGCACCGGCCTCAACTCGGGCCGCAGAGGTCACCGTCCCTCCGATCGCAGGGTGGAGGAGGGCGATTTTCTCTCCGTCTGCCTGGGCGCCTCCTACCGGGGCTACCGCTGCGAGATCGGCCGGACCTTCGTCATCGGGACCACCCCGGCGGACTGGCAGATCGAGCTGTACGACCTGGTCTTCGCCGCTCAGCGGGCCGGCCGGGAGGCCCTCGCACCTGGCGTCGAGTACCGCGAAGTGGACCGCGCTGCCCGCCAAGTCCTGGACGCCGGCGGCTACTCCGACGGGCTCCCGGCCGCCACCGGACACGGTGTGGGACTCGAAATCGAGGAGGACCCGCAGTTGGCGCCCGCGGCCATGGGTAAACTGGACGCTTGTGTGCCGGTCACCGTCGAACCGGGGGTCCACCTCCCGGGCCGGGGCGGCGTCCGGATCGATGACACGCTCGTCGTACGCCCCGAGGCGGA